The sequence below is a genomic window from Oreochromis niloticus isolate F11D_XX linkage group LG3, O_niloticus_UMD_NMBU, whole genome shotgun sequence.
gtgctgtttgtttcccactcataatcccactcagtgtctcctccatggatctcacatctgacagtgatcgTCTCTCCTCTGTATATCTCAGACCAGTTTGGATACAGAGTCACAACAGGCCTGTTTGAGGCTGTTAATGTTCaagaaagtacaataaaaacagatgaatgttaaaaatgttaaagccttttgttcttcatcttcctccttAATCAGGAATTTATCTGAGTTCATGTTAAACTCACCAGTTTTCCCAATCCTGACTGActggctgtcctctgtgtagtaaactgggtttcctcttcctcctctgcacctgtAGAGTCCTTCCTGTGAGACACTGATTTGTCCATTTGAGTGGAAAACTGCATCTTGTGTGGTCAGGGCTTCAGAGGATTTCTCATCTCTGtaccagtagtatttccatccagatgatgatgatgatgggttcacagagcaggtcagggtcacactgccccctactggaacagctgtgttatcagctctcagtttggcctttggtttatctgcagttcagtttagaaaaagaacaaaagtaaaCGACTGAATGAGAACAATTTAAAGAACTGGATCGAAACATGAAAATGATAAATGTCACCAAACTTGATAGCTGAGCTGCATTCAACTGTACTGTTACACAAAATACTGTGTATAACAGTGTTATCTGCTCTCTTTGCTGTATAATTGGCAATTATAGATTTCTCTTATTCTACAGTGTATTTTAAGTGTGACTGACTGTACTTATCAATAATGAGAAGATGAATCCGCATGGAAGAATATTCTCTATCACAGAGTGACATGCTCACAAATAATGTTtagttcttgttttgttttaaaaattttactgggcaaaaaagcaaaaacaaacaaaatcaaaaagtATTTTAGATCAAGGTCCAACTTACATGATACAGTCAGTGTGATGATATCACTCCACTCTGAGAAGAAATAGTCCCTTCTGCCccggcagctgtatcctccactgtcagactcagtaactgtgattctgtattcattggatgttggaggtgtgtttaacttggctgctctccattcatacgtccactgagctccttcacctccctgaatctcacatctgacagtgactgtctcaccgctgtatatctgagtccaggatggctgcagggtcacagtgggcttaCTGGGAACTGTTCACAGAAAAATATCCAGTTAGGAGAagagaaacataaaaacagtGCTGTTTATAACATAAGAGTAGAGTTACTGCAAAACAGCTgattcacagacaaacagtttgaagactgaacatcaaaacaaaatcacaataaaacatttcatATCTTTCAAACTGTAACACAACAGTTTTAGCAAATACCAGTATTTACTTTGCACAGTTATCATCTTTCATTGATAGTGCTGTGtcggaataaatcagctttacTTGATATGAACTTAGAGGTTAAAAGGCAAATCAGTGTGTGTAAACTGAACGCTGATgagtttaataaaaatataaaactttagATTGAAGACAAAAAACTTTGGCAATCTAGAAACAAACGTGAAGAGACCCTGCAGCCACTAGCATCTGAATATTATGCTGTTAATTTAGATTTTCTTAGTTGAcactaaaatgttttatttataaagtaaaaaataaagaaataaaggatGAAAGGTTTGAATATGTATTTCTCTGAGAACTGGATGGGCTCTTTCAGAGTGCACACTTTGTCACAATGAAACTGAAGTTCTTCTGTTTTCTCATTTCCACCTCTATAagtcagaaaaagaaagacaaacagcACAGATCACATAACTTGATCTGTCTCagtttagcagaaatacaataattaAACTTACTGATTTGCATAATTGTGACGTcactgctgtcctctgtgtagtaaactggatctcctctccctcctctgcagtggtacagacctccttgtgagacactaatatctctgtttgcttcatttcctctcatgagctgagctttagaagagactgaatcacgtgtgaaccagtcaaacttccagccagcagagccctccacagagcagctcagtgtcacactgccccctgctggtatgactgaactttgtgctgtcagtgtggctctgggtttacTTGCTGTTGAAGTTATAGGAAAAGACACATTATCACATGATTCACGAGGAAACATGTTACAATAATATTACAATTTTAAAACATCAGTAGATAATTTAGCTACTAGCACCAAATATGAAACAATTATCCTGCAAGTGATGAATGCAAATTATTTGTcaactggtaaaaaaaaacccaaaacaaataaattacaaaaaattaaataaataaataaaacagcccCATAAAATGAGGCCATATTGTAGTCTGTAGTTCATTAAAGtcattaagtgaaaaaaatgaagcgTGTGTTAGCTGTGACATCTGTCTCTTTAACTAAAACCTGAAACCTCTGATGATTTAATAAAACAGATAATATGAATAAAAGATCTTCGACTCACTtgaaactgtcagtgtgactgaatcactccactctgttgtttgatgctgtgaacttttcattctgcccttacagcgatagtttccactgttggatgatgaagcagatctaaTCCTGTATTCAGTTTGATTTGGAGGTTTTATGGtgctgtttgtttcccactcataatcccactcagtgtctcctccatggatctcacatctgacagtgatcgTCTCTCCTCTGTATATCTCAGACCAGTTTGGATACAGAGTCACAACAGGCCTGTTTGACACTGTTAATGTTCaagaaagtacaataaaaacacatgaatgaCAAAAGATTCAGTCACCATCAGATGTAGTGCTTTGTGGGAAGTTACATTTAAACTTACCAGTTGTGTCAATCCTGACTGACTGGCTCcactctgtgtagtaaactgggtttcctcttcctcctctgcaccagTAGCCTCCTCCCTCTGAGACACTGACTTGGTTATTTGATAGAAAAACAGCATCTCCTGAAGTCACAAGGTCAGAACTTTTCCCGTCTCTGtaccagtagtatttccatccagatgatgatgatgggttcacagagcaggtcagggtcacactgccccctactggaacagctgtgttatcagctctcagtttggcctttggtttatctgcagttcagtttagaaaaagaacaaaagtaaaTGACTGAAAAGTAATCTGCTCTATTTTCTATTTCAATTACTGTATAATAACcaattatatatttttcatatGCAGCAGCGTTTGAAAACATCAATTCATTTACTGATCAGTAATAAGAAAATGAAGCCACAGAgaagattattttaattattattataatttcatCATTTTCAGTTCTCTTGACATTTTTACTGAGCAGCACAAAGGAGGGCTAAATCTAAACTTTATCTAAACTTATTTAGATAAAACTGATAATATAGGTCAAGGTTCAACTTACTTAATAAAGTCAGTGTGATGACTTCACTCCACTCTGTGAAGGAATTGTCCCATATGCCccggcagctgtatcctccactgtcagactcagtaACTGTGATGCTTGTGTATTCATTGGATGTTAGAGGTGTGTTTAACTTGGCTGGACTCCATTCAtactgagctccttcacctccttgaattaaacatctgacagtgactgtctcaccgctgtatatctgagGCCAGGTGTGTAGCAGGATCACAGTGGGCCTAATGGGAACTGTTCACAGAAAAATATCCAGTTAGGAGACAAATAACAACCTAGAAATTTTACTGTTTATAACATGAGAGTAAAGTGACTGCAAAACAGCTGATTCACAGacatgtttctctgttttgcaacaatctttaaaaacaactgaaatattAATTTCCAGATTTATTTACTGCACAGAGCTTCAACTGTTTGACCCAAGTAAGTAAAATATTTTGATAACCCCTGTAAGTTGAATCAGTCGTAGCTCCCTGCAGGCTGAATgttaatataaaagaaaaatgcttcTATAAAAAAGTCTATTTACAAGTTTTAATGTTTCCCAGGTCTGACATTGTGTTTCTGAGCTTTTTCAGGTTGAATTCATTCTTGAGCATTTTTGGAGCCTTTAGTTCTTGTTATACTTTAGTGTTGGAGTTTAATTTGTTCCCTCCCATTGTTTTTCCTGTCTCATCCTCCTGTGTCAGTTCCCCTTTGTTAACTTTAATGTTGTGTCTGTGTCACTGTTTAGTTATTaattttcacttcctgttttattttggcagtgatgccactgtgtgtgtgtgtgtgtgtgtgtgtgtgtgtgggtgtgtgtgttcttttggattttaaatcagCCAAAAGAAAAGTTTGATTATTTCTTATTGAGTCTGTCTCAGAGTCTGCATTTAGGTCCTCATCTTCCAACAGATGACAGGATGAAGTTTGATGTCTTTTTCTCAGTACAGCATTAAAATATATGGCGAAATAAAACCATTCTCACTGTAATGTGGCGGCGGCGGCAGCAGCGGCGGCAGCGGCGGCGGCAGCGGCAGCGGCGGCAGCGGCGGCAGCAGCGGCGGCCAGATCTGGATCGGAGCTCCCAGATCCTCGAACACCTCCACCTGACGCACAGTCCGGCCCAGATGCTTTTTCCTGCCGCCAGCGTGACACCGCCACCTGCTCCTGTTGCATGGCCGCGGGCTCGGCCACCATTTGGACCAGCGGCTTTCCTGGTTGGCCGGGCCCTGGGTCTGCCGTTCACCCCTCCTGGGTTTCAGCACCACTGTAATAAACACATGGCGGAGGCGACCACAATTCAATGCTTTTCAGCATTATTTTATTACTCTCACGGCTGTTGTCATGTTACGCATACACAACTGTAGCTCTTCAGCTCGCAGCTGAACACTTCACCAACAACAACTCAGTCAAGACCCAGTTCTTCCTTTTATGCCGGTGAGTGGATGCCAGCCAGGTGcatccgcctcccctgcagcagcaCCTCAGACCACGCCCTGCCACATTCACATTTGCTAGtgtttcaaaaatgaattttctCACCAGTTTCATGAATGATGACTGAGTCACTTTCTTTAACACGTGCTCTGCAGGTGTAGAAGCCAGCTTCAGAGGTCACGAGTACTCTGTCTGATTCACCAGCTACTGTGGTCTTCTCAGAGTTTTTAGAGGTTTGTCTGAACCACTCATATTCTAAGTCAGCAGAGTGGTTCACATtgcaggtcagtgtcacactgcccccgaCTGGCACCATTTTGGTGTTTGCTGTCACAGTAGCGTTCAGTTCACCTCctttaatttagaaaaaaatcaaaag
It includes:
- the si:ch211-163c2.2 gene encoding B-cell receptor CD22, with translation MVPVGGSVTLTCNVNHSADLEYEWFRQTSKNSEKTTVAGESDRVLVTSEAGFYTCRARVKESDSVIIHETVVLKPRRGERQTQGPANQESRWSKWWPSPRPCNRSRWRCHAGGRKKHLGRTVRQVEVFEDLGAPIQIWPPLLPPLPPLPLPPPLPPLLPPPPHYIPIRPTVILLHTWPQIYSGETVTVRCLIQGGEGAQYEWSPAKLNTPLTSNEYTSITVTESDSGGYSCRGIWDNSFTEWSEVITLTLLNKPKAKLRADNTAVPVGGSVTLTCSVNPSSSSGWKYYWYRDGKSSDLVTSGDAVFLSNNQVSVSEGGGYWCRGGRGNPVYYTEWSQSVRIDTTVSNRPVVTLYPNWSEIYRGETITVRCEIHGGDTEWDYEWETNSTIKPPNQTEYRIRSASSSNSGNYRCKGRMKSSQHQTTEWSDSVTLTVSTSKPRATLTRWK